Below is a window of Lacibacter sp. H407 DNA.
ACGTGTTGGGCTGGAACGCTTCCACCACGAATGAAGATTCTATTTCAACCATTGGCATTGAAACAGTGATCAACGAATACGACCTCGAAAATAATTATACTTCTTTACCCTGACCGTTGAAACATGAATAAGACAAAGTTCCTTACAATCCTTGTACTGCTGTTGCTGGTATTAAATGCAGTTACACTTTTTTTCCTGCTCGGTAAAAAAGATGGAAGTAAAAACCGACCTGGTGGTGGCGGACGACCTTATTCTGAATACCTCACCAAGCAATTAAATTTAGACACAGTACAAGTTGCACAACTCAAAGACTTACGGGATAAACACAAACAGGAATTAGGCGAGCTGTGGAAAGAAGACAAACAGTTGCAGGAAGCAAAATTTGTATTGCTGAAAGAAGGTTCAACTGATAGTTTAAAACTTGATTCGATCCTTACGTTGATCGTGGCCAATAAGAAAAAATTTGAACTCGCATTTCACAAT
It encodes the following:
- a CDS encoding Spy/CpxP family protein refolding chaperone → MNKTKFLTILVLLLLVLNAVTLFFLLGKKDGSKNRPGGGGRPYSEYLTKQLNLDTVQVAQLKDLRDKHKQELGELWKEDKQLQEAKFVLLKEGSTDSLKLDSILTLIVANKKKFELAFHNHFLQIRALCRPEQVELFNKTLDEMKKRRTQGFGGDKKGPQQSKEKK